One window of the Piliocolobus tephrosceles isolate RC106 chromosome 17, ASM277652v3, whole genome shotgun sequence genome contains the following:
- the CCP110 gene encoding centriolar coiled-coil protein of 110 kDa isoform X4, with product MEEYEKFCEKSLARIQEASLSTESFLPAQSESISLIRFHGVAILSPLLNVEKRKEMQQEKQKALDIEARKQVNRKKTLLTRVQEILDNVQVRKAPNASDFDQWEMETVYSNSEVRNLNVPATFPNSFPSDTEHSTVAKLDKIAGILPLDNEDQCKTNGTDLARDSEGFNSPKQCDSSNISHVENEAFPKTSSATAQETLISDGLFSVNEQQDLPLLAEVTPDPYVMSLQNLMKKSKEYIEREQSRRSLRGSMMRIVNESHLDKENDAVKVADCVKEKAQLTGKHCVSVIPDKPSLNKSNVLLQGASTQASSMSMPVLASFSKVDIPVRTGHSTVLESNSDFKVIPTFVTENNVIKSLTGSYAKLPSPEPSMSPKMHRRRSRTSSACHILINNPINACELSPKGKEQAMDLIVQDTDEKTNGPEIVPKLPIDLAGVCSSKVYVGKNTSEVKEDVVLGKSNQVCQSSGNHLENKVTHGLATVEGQLTSDERGAHKMNSTCAVMPKLHEPYASSQCIASPNFGTVSALKPASMLEKNCSLQTELNKSYDVKNPSPLLMQNQNMRQQMDTPMVSCGNEQFLDNSFEKVKRRLDLDIDGVQKENCPYVITSGITEQERQHLPEKRYPKGSVFINKNKILGTSSKESEELLKSKMLAFEEMRKRLEEQHAQQLSLLIAEQEREQERLQKEIEEQEKMLKEKKAMTAEASELDINSAVELEWRKISDSSLLETMLSQADSLHTSNSNSSGFTNSALQYSFVSANEAPFYLWGSSTSGLTKLSVTRPFGRAKTRWSQVFSPEIQAKFNKITAVAKGFLTRRLMQTDKLKQLRQTVKDTMEFIRSFQSEAPLKRGVVSAQDASLQERVLAQLRAALYGIHDIFFVMDAAERMSILHHDRDVRKEKMLRQMDKMKSPRVALSAATQKSLDRKKYMKAAEMGMPNKKFLVKQNPSETRVLQPNQGQNAAVHRLLSRQGSICRKNPKKAAKCCDNLRRQHSLG from the exons CTTAACgttgagaaaagaaaggaaatgcaacAAGAAAAGCAGAAAGCACTTGATATAGAAGCAAGAAAGCAGGTTAACAGGAAGAAAACTTTACTGACTCGTGTCCAGGAGATTCTTGACAATGTTCAG GTTAGAAAAGCACCTAATGCCAGTGATTTTGATCAGTGGGAGATGGAAACGGTTTACTCTAATTCAGAAGTCAGAAACTTGAATGTTCCTGCTACATTTCCAAATAGCTTTCCAAGCGATACCGAACACTCTACTGTAGCAAAGCTTGATAAGATAGCTGGGATTTTGCCATTGGATAATGAGGACCAATGTAAAACTAATGGAACAGACTTAGCTAGAGATTCAGAAGGATTTAATTCTCCGAAGCAATGTGATAGTTCCAATATTAGTCACGTAGAAAATGAAGCTTTTCCAAAGACCTCTTCAGCAACTGCACAAGAAACTCTTATTTCTGATGGTCTCTTCTCAGTAAATGAACAACAGGATCTACCACTTTTGGCAGAAGTCACCCCAGATCCCTATGTAATGAGTCTTCAGAATCTGATGAAAAAGTCAAAGGAATATATAGAAAGAGAACAATCTAGACGCAGTCTGAGAGGTAGTATGATGAGAATTGTTAATGAGAGTCATttagacaaagaaaatgatgCTGTTAAAGTGGCTGACTGTGTAAAAGAGAAGGCCCAGTTGACAGGCAAACACTGTGTCTCAGTTATTCCTGACAAACCAAGCCTTAATAAATCAAATGTTCTTCTCCAAGGTGCTTCCACTCAAGCAAGCAGCATGAGTATGCCAGTTTTAGCTAGCTTTTCGAAAGTGGACATACCTGTACGAACTGGCCATTCCACTGTTCTAGAGTCTAATTCTGATTTTAAAGTTATTCCCACTTTTGTTACTGAAAATAATGTTATCAAAAGTCTTACAGGTTCATATGCCAAATTACCTAGTCCGGAGCCAAGTATGAGTCCTAAAATGCACCGAAGACGTTCCAGGACATCATCAGCATGTCATATACTTATAAATAATCCAATAAATGCCTGTGAATTAAGCcctaaaggaaaagaacaggCAATGGACTTAATTGTTCAAGATACTGATGAAAAAACAAATGGGCCCGAAATTGTGCCAAAGTTACCAATTGATTTAGCAGGAGTTTGTTCCAGCAAGGTTTATGTGGGCAAAAATACATCTGAAGTCAAAGAAGATGTGGTTTTAGGTAAATCAAATCAGGTATGTCAATCTTCAGGaaatcatttagaaaataaagttacTCATGGACTTGCTACTGTGGAAGGTCAGTTAACATCCGATGAGAGAGGCGCACACAAAATGAACAGTACCTGTGCTGTGATGCCAAAGCTGCATGAACCATATGCCAGCAGTCAGTGTATAGCAAGTCCAAACTTTGGAACTGTGAGTGCACTCAAGCCAGCCAGTATGTTAGAGAAAAACTGCAGTTTGCAAACGGAACTGAATAAGTCTTATGATGTAAAAAACCCTTCTCCTTTACTGATGCAAAACCAGAATATGAGACAGCAGATGGACACACCTATGGTGTCCTGTGGAAATGAACAATTTTTGGATAACAGTTTTGAGAAAGTTAAACGGAGACTTGATTTGGATATTGATGGTGTGCAAAAAGAAAACTGCCCTTATGTCATAACAAGCGGAATAACTGAACAAGAAAGGCAACATTTGCCAGAAAAAAGATACCCTAAGGGATCTGTCTTCattaacaagaataaaatattaggaaCTAGTTCCAAAG AAAGCGAGGAGTTACTAAAAAGCAAGATGCTAGCTTTTGAAGAAATGCGGAAGAGACTAGAAGAACAGCACGCTCAGCAGTTATCACTACTCATAGCTGAGCAGGAAAGGGAACAAGAAAGACTGCAAAAG GAAATAGAAGAGcaggagaaaatgttaaaagagaaGAAGGCAATGACAGCGGAAGCCTCTGAGTTGGACATTAACAGTGCAGTGGAAttagaatggagaaaaataagtgACTCTAGTTTGCTGGAAACAATGCTATCTCAAGCGGACTCACTCCATACTTCAAATTCAAATAGTtctg GTTTCACAAATTCTGCCCTGCAGTATAGCTTTGTTTCTGCAAACGAAGCACCATTCTACCTCTGGGGATCATCAACTAGTGGCTTGACTAAACTGTCAGTAACAAGGCCTTTTGGAAGAGCCAAAACTAGATGGTCTCAA GTTTTTAGTCCGGAAATACAagcaaaatttaacaaaataactgCAGTGGCAAAAGGATTTCTTACTCGTAGACTTATGCAGACAGATAAGCTGAAGCAACTTCGACAAACTGTAAAA gATACTATGGAATTCATAAGAAGTTTTCAGTCAGAAGCACCATTAAAGAGAGGCGTTGTTTCAGCTCAAGATGCTTCACTTCAGGAAAGAGTGTTAGCTCAG TTGCGAGCTGCCCTGTATGGTATTCATGACATATTCTTTGTAATGGATGCAGCTGAAAGAATGTCTATTCTACATCATGATCGAGACGTTCGCAAAGAGAAAATGCTCAGGCAAATG GATAAAATGAAAAGTCCACGAGTGGCTCTTTCAGCTGCAACACAGAAGTCTCTTGATAGGAAGAAATACATGAA AGCTGCTGAAATGGGAATGCCAAATAAGAAATTTCTGGTTAAACAAAATCCTTCTGAAACAAG AGTCCTTCAGCCAAACCAAGGACAGAATGCAGCTGTTCATAGGCTACTTAGTAGACAAGG GAGTATATGCAGGAAAAATCCAAAGAAAGCGGCCAAATGTTGCGACAATTTAAGAAGACAACATTCATTAGGATAA
- the CCP110 gene encoding centriolar coiled-coil protein of 110 kDa isoform X1 yields the protein MPAPLGGPSVWSLKSEELEECDCGRMEEYEKFCEKSLARIQEASLSTESFLPAQSESISLIRFHGVAILSPLLNVEKRKEMQQEKQKALDIEARKQVNRKKTLLTRVQEILDNVQVRKAPNASDFDQWEMETVYSNSEVRNLNVPATFPNSFPSDTEHSTVAKLDKIAGILPLDNEDQCKTNGTDLARDSEGFNSPKQCDSSNISHVENEAFPKTSSATAQETLISDGLFSVNEQQDLPLLAEVTPDPYVMSLQNLMKKSKEYIEREQSRRSLRGSMMRIVNESHLDKENDAVKVADCVKEKAQLTGKHCVSVIPDKPSLNKSNVLLQGASTQASSMSMPVLASFSKVDIPVRTGHSTVLESNSDFKVIPTFVTENNVIKSLTGSYAKLPSPEPSMSPKMHRRRSRTSSACHILINNPINACELSPKGKEQAMDLIVQDTDEKTNGPEIVPKLPIDLAGVCSSKVYVGKNTSEVKEDVVLGKSNQVCQSSGNHLENKVTHGLATVEGQLTSDERGAHKMNSTCAVMPKLHEPYASSQCIASPNFGTVSALKPASMLEKNCSLQTELNKSYDVKNPSPLLMQNQNMRQQMDTPMVSCGNEQFLDNSFEKVKRRLDLDIDGVQKENCPYVITSGITEQERQHLPEKRYPKGSVFINKNKILGTSSKESEELLKSKMLAFEEMRKRLEEQHAQQLSLLIAEQEREQERLQKEIEEQEKMLKEKKAMTAEASELDINSAVELEWRKISDSSLLETMLSQADSLHTSNSNSSGFTNSALQYSFVSANEAPFYLWGSSTSGLTKLSVTRPFGRAKTRWSQVFSPEIQAKFNKITAVAKGFLTRRLMQTDKLKQLRQTVKDTMEFIRSFQSEAPLKRGVVSAQDASLQERVLAQLRAALYGIHDIFFVMDAAERMSILHHDRDVRKEKMLRQMDKMKSPRVALSAATQKSLDRKKYMKAAEMGMPNKKFLVKQNPSETRVLQPNQGQNAAVHRLLSRQGTPKTSVKGVVQNRQKPSQSRVPNRVPVSGVYAGKIQRKRPNVATI from the exons CTTAACgttgagaaaagaaaggaaatgcaacAAGAAAAGCAGAAAGCACTTGATATAGAAGCAAGAAAGCAGGTTAACAGGAAGAAAACTTTACTGACTCGTGTCCAGGAGATTCTTGACAATGTTCAG GTTAGAAAAGCACCTAATGCCAGTGATTTTGATCAGTGGGAGATGGAAACGGTTTACTCTAATTCAGAAGTCAGAAACTTGAATGTTCCTGCTACATTTCCAAATAGCTTTCCAAGCGATACCGAACACTCTACTGTAGCAAAGCTTGATAAGATAGCTGGGATTTTGCCATTGGATAATGAGGACCAATGTAAAACTAATGGAACAGACTTAGCTAGAGATTCAGAAGGATTTAATTCTCCGAAGCAATGTGATAGTTCCAATATTAGTCACGTAGAAAATGAAGCTTTTCCAAAGACCTCTTCAGCAACTGCACAAGAAACTCTTATTTCTGATGGTCTCTTCTCAGTAAATGAACAACAGGATCTACCACTTTTGGCAGAAGTCACCCCAGATCCCTATGTAATGAGTCTTCAGAATCTGATGAAAAAGTCAAAGGAATATATAGAAAGAGAACAATCTAGACGCAGTCTGAGAGGTAGTATGATGAGAATTGTTAATGAGAGTCATttagacaaagaaaatgatgCTGTTAAAGTGGCTGACTGTGTAAAAGAGAAGGCCCAGTTGACAGGCAAACACTGTGTCTCAGTTATTCCTGACAAACCAAGCCTTAATAAATCAAATGTTCTTCTCCAAGGTGCTTCCACTCAAGCAAGCAGCATGAGTATGCCAGTTTTAGCTAGCTTTTCGAAAGTGGACATACCTGTACGAACTGGCCATTCCACTGTTCTAGAGTCTAATTCTGATTTTAAAGTTATTCCCACTTTTGTTACTGAAAATAATGTTATCAAAAGTCTTACAGGTTCATATGCCAAATTACCTAGTCCGGAGCCAAGTATGAGTCCTAAAATGCACCGAAGACGTTCCAGGACATCATCAGCATGTCATATACTTATAAATAATCCAATAAATGCCTGTGAATTAAGCcctaaaggaaaagaacaggCAATGGACTTAATTGTTCAAGATACTGATGAAAAAACAAATGGGCCCGAAATTGTGCCAAAGTTACCAATTGATTTAGCAGGAGTTTGTTCCAGCAAGGTTTATGTGGGCAAAAATACATCTGAAGTCAAAGAAGATGTGGTTTTAGGTAAATCAAATCAGGTATGTCAATCTTCAGGaaatcatttagaaaataaagttacTCATGGACTTGCTACTGTGGAAGGTCAGTTAACATCCGATGAGAGAGGCGCACACAAAATGAACAGTACCTGTGCTGTGATGCCAAAGCTGCATGAACCATATGCCAGCAGTCAGTGTATAGCAAGTCCAAACTTTGGAACTGTGAGTGCACTCAAGCCAGCCAGTATGTTAGAGAAAAACTGCAGTTTGCAAACGGAACTGAATAAGTCTTATGATGTAAAAAACCCTTCTCCTTTACTGATGCAAAACCAGAATATGAGACAGCAGATGGACACACCTATGGTGTCCTGTGGAAATGAACAATTTTTGGATAACAGTTTTGAGAAAGTTAAACGGAGACTTGATTTGGATATTGATGGTGTGCAAAAAGAAAACTGCCCTTATGTCATAACAAGCGGAATAACTGAACAAGAAAGGCAACATTTGCCAGAAAAAAGATACCCTAAGGGATCTGTCTTCattaacaagaataaaatattaggaaCTAGTTCCAAAG AAAGCGAGGAGTTACTAAAAAGCAAGATGCTAGCTTTTGAAGAAATGCGGAAGAGACTAGAAGAACAGCACGCTCAGCAGTTATCACTACTCATAGCTGAGCAGGAAAGGGAACAAGAAAGACTGCAAAAG GAAATAGAAGAGcaggagaaaatgttaaaagagaaGAAGGCAATGACAGCGGAAGCCTCTGAGTTGGACATTAACAGTGCAGTGGAAttagaatggagaaaaataagtgACTCTAGTTTGCTGGAAACAATGCTATCTCAAGCGGACTCACTCCATACTTCAAATTCAAATAGTtctg GTTTCACAAATTCTGCCCTGCAGTATAGCTTTGTTTCTGCAAACGAAGCACCATTCTACCTCTGGGGATCATCAACTAGTGGCTTGACTAAACTGTCAGTAACAAGGCCTTTTGGAAGAGCCAAAACTAGATGGTCTCAA GTTTTTAGTCCGGAAATACAagcaaaatttaacaaaataactgCAGTGGCAAAAGGATTTCTTACTCGTAGACTTATGCAGACAGATAAGCTGAAGCAACTTCGACAAACTGTAAAA gATACTATGGAATTCATAAGAAGTTTTCAGTCAGAAGCACCATTAAAGAGAGGCGTTGTTTCAGCTCAAGATGCTTCACTTCAGGAAAGAGTGTTAGCTCAG TTGCGAGCTGCCCTGTATGGTATTCATGACATATTCTTTGTAATGGATGCAGCTGAAAGAATGTCTATTCTACATCATGATCGAGACGTTCGCAAAGAGAAAATGCTCAGGCAAATG GATAAAATGAAAAGTCCACGAGTGGCTCTTTCAGCTGCAACACAGAAGTCTCTTGATAGGAAGAAATACATGAA AGCTGCTGAAATGGGAATGCCAAATAAGAAATTTCTGGTTAAACAAAATCCTTCTGAAACAAG AGTCCTTCAGCCAAACCAAGGACAGAATGCAGCTGTTCATAGGCTACTTAGTAGACAAGG AACCCCTAAGACATCAGTGAAGGGGGTTGTGCAAAATAGACAGAAGCCTTCACAGAGCAGAGTGCCTAACAGAGTGCCTGTTTCAG GAGTATATGCAGGAAAAATCCAAAGAAAGCGGCCAAATGTTGCGACAATTTAA
- the CCP110 gene encoding centriolar coiled-coil protein of 110 kDa isoform X3 — translation MEEYEKFCEKSLARIQEASLSTESFLPAQSESISLIRFHGVAILSPLLNVEKRKEMQQEKQKALDIEARKQVNRKKTLLTRVQEILDNVQVRKAPNASDFDQWEMETVYSNSEVRNLNVPATFPNSFPSDTEHSTVAKLDKIAGILPLDNEDQCKTNGTDLARDSEGFNSPKQCDSSNISHVENEAFPKTSSATAQETLISDGLFSVNEQQDLPLLAEVTPDPYVMSLQNLMKKSKEYIEREQSRRSLRGSMMRIVNESHLDKENDAVKVADCVKEKAQLTGKHCVSVIPDKPSLNKSNVLLQGASTQASSMSMPVLASFSKVDIPVRTGHSTVLESNSDFKVIPTFVTENNVIKSLTGSYAKLPSPEPSMSPKMHRRRSRTSSACHILINNPINACELSPKGKEQAMDLIVQDTDEKTNGPEIVPKLPIDLAGVCSSKVYVGKNTSEVKEDVVLGKSNQVCQSSGNHLENKVTHGLATVEGQLTSDERGAHKMNSTCAVMPKLHEPYASSQCIASPNFGTVSALKPASMLEKNCSLQTELNKSYDVKNPSPLLMQNQNMRQQMDTPMVSCGNEQFLDNSFEKVKRRLDLDIDGVQKENCPYVITSGITEQERQHLPEKRYPKGSVFINKNKILGTSSKESEELLKSKMLAFEEMRKRLEEQHAQQLSLLIAEQEREQERLQKEIEEQEKMLKEKKAMTAEASELDINSAVELEWRKISDSSLLETMLSQADSLHTSNSNSSGFTNSALQYSFVSANEAPFYLWGSSTSGLTKLSVTRPFGRAKTRWSQVFSPEIQAKFNKITAVAKGFLTRRLMQTDKLKQLRQTVKDTMEFIRSFQSEAPLKRGVVSAQDASLQERVLAQLRAALYGIHDIFFVMDAAERMSILHHDRDVRKEKMLRQMDKMKSPRVALSAATQKSLDRKKYMKAAEMGMPNKKFLVKQNPSETRVLQPNQGQNAAVHRLLSRQGTPKTSVKGVVQNRQKPSQSRVPNRVPVSGVYAGKIQRKRPNVATI, via the exons CTTAACgttgagaaaagaaaggaaatgcaacAAGAAAAGCAGAAAGCACTTGATATAGAAGCAAGAAAGCAGGTTAACAGGAAGAAAACTTTACTGACTCGTGTCCAGGAGATTCTTGACAATGTTCAG GTTAGAAAAGCACCTAATGCCAGTGATTTTGATCAGTGGGAGATGGAAACGGTTTACTCTAATTCAGAAGTCAGAAACTTGAATGTTCCTGCTACATTTCCAAATAGCTTTCCAAGCGATACCGAACACTCTACTGTAGCAAAGCTTGATAAGATAGCTGGGATTTTGCCATTGGATAATGAGGACCAATGTAAAACTAATGGAACAGACTTAGCTAGAGATTCAGAAGGATTTAATTCTCCGAAGCAATGTGATAGTTCCAATATTAGTCACGTAGAAAATGAAGCTTTTCCAAAGACCTCTTCAGCAACTGCACAAGAAACTCTTATTTCTGATGGTCTCTTCTCAGTAAATGAACAACAGGATCTACCACTTTTGGCAGAAGTCACCCCAGATCCCTATGTAATGAGTCTTCAGAATCTGATGAAAAAGTCAAAGGAATATATAGAAAGAGAACAATCTAGACGCAGTCTGAGAGGTAGTATGATGAGAATTGTTAATGAGAGTCATttagacaaagaaaatgatgCTGTTAAAGTGGCTGACTGTGTAAAAGAGAAGGCCCAGTTGACAGGCAAACACTGTGTCTCAGTTATTCCTGACAAACCAAGCCTTAATAAATCAAATGTTCTTCTCCAAGGTGCTTCCACTCAAGCAAGCAGCATGAGTATGCCAGTTTTAGCTAGCTTTTCGAAAGTGGACATACCTGTACGAACTGGCCATTCCACTGTTCTAGAGTCTAATTCTGATTTTAAAGTTATTCCCACTTTTGTTACTGAAAATAATGTTATCAAAAGTCTTACAGGTTCATATGCCAAATTACCTAGTCCGGAGCCAAGTATGAGTCCTAAAATGCACCGAAGACGTTCCAGGACATCATCAGCATGTCATATACTTATAAATAATCCAATAAATGCCTGTGAATTAAGCcctaaaggaaaagaacaggCAATGGACTTAATTGTTCAAGATACTGATGAAAAAACAAATGGGCCCGAAATTGTGCCAAAGTTACCAATTGATTTAGCAGGAGTTTGTTCCAGCAAGGTTTATGTGGGCAAAAATACATCTGAAGTCAAAGAAGATGTGGTTTTAGGTAAATCAAATCAGGTATGTCAATCTTCAGGaaatcatttagaaaataaagttacTCATGGACTTGCTACTGTGGAAGGTCAGTTAACATCCGATGAGAGAGGCGCACACAAAATGAACAGTACCTGTGCTGTGATGCCAAAGCTGCATGAACCATATGCCAGCAGTCAGTGTATAGCAAGTCCAAACTTTGGAACTGTGAGTGCACTCAAGCCAGCCAGTATGTTAGAGAAAAACTGCAGTTTGCAAACGGAACTGAATAAGTCTTATGATGTAAAAAACCCTTCTCCTTTACTGATGCAAAACCAGAATATGAGACAGCAGATGGACACACCTATGGTGTCCTGTGGAAATGAACAATTTTTGGATAACAGTTTTGAGAAAGTTAAACGGAGACTTGATTTGGATATTGATGGTGTGCAAAAAGAAAACTGCCCTTATGTCATAACAAGCGGAATAACTGAACAAGAAAGGCAACATTTGCCAGAAAAAAGATACCCTAAGGGATCTGTCTTCattaacaagaataaaatattaggaaCTAGTTCCAAAG AAAGCGAGGAGTTACTAAAAAGCAAGATGCTAGCTTTTGAAGAAATGCGGAAGAGACTAGAAGAACAGCACGCTCAGCAGTTATCACTACTCATAGCTGAGCAGGAAAGGGAACAAGAAAGACTGCAAAAG GAAATAGAAGAGcaggagaaaatgttaaaagagaaGAAGGCAATGACAGCGGAAGCCTCTGAGTTGGACATTAACAGTGCAGTGGAAttagaatggagaaaaataagtgACTCTAGTTTGCTGGAAACAATGCTATCTCAAGCGGACTCACTCCATACTTCAAATTCAAATAGTtctg GTTTCACAAATTCTGCCCTGCAGTATAGCTTTGTTTCTGCAAACGAAGCACCATTCTACCTCTGGGGATCATCAACTAGTGGCTTGACTAAACTGTCAGTAACAAGGCCTTTTGGAAGAGCCAAAACTAGATGGTCTCAA GTTTTTAGTCCGGAAATACAagcaaaatttaacaaaataactgCAGTGGCAAAAGGATTTCTTACTCGTAGACTTATGCAGACAGATAAGCTGAAGCAACTTCGACAAACTGTAAAA gATACTATGGAATTCATAAGAAGTTTTCAGTCAGAAGCACCATTAAAGAGAGGCGTTGTTTCAGCTCAAGATGCTTCACTTCAGGAAAGAGTGTTAGCTCAG TTGCGAGCTGCCCTGTATGGTATTCATGACATATTCTTTGTAATGGATGCAGCTGAAAGAATGTCTATTCTACATCATGATCGAGACGTTCGCAAAGAGAAAATGCTCAGGCAAATG GATAAAATGAAAAGTCCACGAGTGGCTCTTTCAGCTGCAACACAGAAGTCTCTTGATAGGAAGAAATACATGAA AGCTGCTGAAATGGGAATGCCAAATAAGAAATTTCTGGTTAAACAAAATCCTTCTGAAACAAG AGTCCTTCAGCCAAACCAAGGACAGAATGCAGCTGTTCATAGGCTACTTAGTAGACAAGG AACCCCTAAGACATCAGTGAAGGGGGTTGTGCAAAATAGACAGAAGCCTTCACAGAGCAGAGTGCCTAACAGAGTGCCTGTTTCAG GAGTATATGCAGGAAAAATCCAAAGAAAGCGGCCAAATGTTGCGACAATTTAA